CCCGGCCCTTGGCGCCTTCCAGCCGCCGGGCCGCCTCGGCCGCGTCTACCCCGGCCCGCACCATCACAATGGCGGTCTTGGCGCTGTATTCGCACTGCTCCAGCGCCGCCCGGGCCTGGGCCTCGGTGCACTCGGCGGCGGTGCACACGATGGACACGCACCGCTGCACCAGCTTTTCGTTCGAGGGCTTCACGTCCACCATCAGGTTTCCGTACACCTTGCCCAGGCGGATCATGGTACAGGTGGAAAGCATGTTCAGCACCATTTTTTGGGCCGTGCCGCTTTTCATGCGGGTGGAACCGGTAACCACCTCGGGCCCCGGCGTGGGCGCAATGCCCACATCCGCCAGCTGGTCGATCTCGCTGCCGGGGCAGCAGGTCACGGCCAGCACCGCGCCGCCCTTCTGGCGGGCATACCGCATGGCGCCCAGCACGTAGGGGGTGCGGCCGCTGGCCGCAATGCCCACCAGCACGTCCTTTTCGCCAAAATGAATGGCCTCAAGGTCCTCCCGGCCCAAAGCGGGGTCGTCCTCCGCGCCCTCCACCGCTTGGAACACGGCGGGCATTCCCCCCGCAATCAGTCCCTGCACCAGCTCCGGGTCGGTGGAATAGGTGGGCGGGCACTCCACCGCGTCCAGAATACCCAGCCGGCCGGACGTGCCCGCGCCGCAGTAGATTAGGCGGCCGCCGCCGCACATTTTTTCGCAGATCAGGTCAATGGCCGCCGCAATGTGCTCGGTTTCCCGCTCCACCGCCAGCGCCACCTTCTGGTCCTCCCGGTTGATCAGGCGCACCATATCGCAGCTGGAAAGCGTGTCGATGTTCGCCGTCGCTTCGTTGCGCTGCTCGGTTGCGATCTGTTTCAGCTCAACCATATAACAACCTCCTCAGGGTCTGCTTTGCCGCTTTGTGAAAGGCGGCGTTCACACGATCTTATGTTTTTGCCACGCACCCGAGCGCAGCCGCAGGCTGAACAGCACCGCGCGCACGCCCCAGTCGCAGAAAATGGTCATCCAAATACTCACCACGCCCCAGCCCAGCCCCAGCACGAACAGGCAGCTCAGCCCCACCCGGCACACCAGCATGGACGCAATGCTCACCGCCATGGTAAAGCGCACGTCGCCCGCGGCCCGCAGGGCGCTGGGGGTGCAAAAGCCTGCCGGGTAAAACAGGGTGGCGAACAGGCAGTGCCAGGCCAGCAGCTCCCGCACCACCGCCGTGGTCTCGGCGGAAAGGGCGTACAGGCCGCTCAGCTGCGGCAGGAACACATACACCAGCAGGTTCGCCGCCAGCATCAGCCCATAGGCCGCGCGCAGCAGCTTTGCCGCCAGGCGTTTTGCCTCCTCCGGCTGGCCCGCGCCCACGGCGCGGCCCACCACCGGCAGCATGGCAAGGCTCAGCGCACCGCCCGGCAGGGTGGCAATGCAGGAAAGCGCCCCCGCGGCCGCATTGGCCGCCAGGGCCACCGTGCCCAGCCCCGCATACAGCCGCTGTACCAGCAGCTTTCCCAGGCTGAACAGGCCGCTCTCCACCCCGCTGGGGATCCCCACATACAGGATCTTGCCCAGCATTTCCCTGCATTCGGCCAGCCGCACCGGCTGCTTTTGGGGCGCCGCAAGCATCCCGCTTTTTGCCAGCAGAACACACAGCAGCGCGGCGGCCCCGCCCCGGGCGATCAGGGTGGCAAGCGCCGCGCCCGCCGCGCCCATGCCCTTGCCGTAGATAAACCATGCGTTGCCGGCCACGTTCAGGCCGTTCATCAGCAGGCTGGCCGCCAGGGTGACCATGCTGTTGCCCTGGCTTCGGAACAGGGCCGCCGCCGCGCTGTAGGCCGCCAAAAACGGGAAGCTGCACCCAATCAGGGCAAAATACTCCCGGGCGCTGCGCATGACCTCCGGTTCCACCCGGCCAAAAATCAGCGCCAGCAGCCCGTTGCCGCACAGCAGCACCAGCGCCGCCATGGCCAGGGCAATCGCCAGGGTGCTGCCCATCAAAAGCCGGGCCGCCAGGCTCACGCGCGCCCGGTCGCCGCTGCCGCTGTACTGGCTGGCCAAAATCGAGCCGCCCGCGCACAACGCGCCGAACACCGCCACCACCAGGTAGCTGATCGTGTCCACCAGGGCCACGCCCGAAACGGCGCTCTCTCCCGCATGGGCCACCATAAAGGTGTCGGTAATGCCCACCAGCACCACCAGAAACTGCTCGCCGAACAGCGGCGCCACCAATCGCACCAGTTGTTTGCTCGAAAACATTTTTTTACAGAGCCCGGATCTGTCTCTGCTCCTCCGGCAGCACCATAAACGTCTCGGCGTACCCCTTTCGGGCCTCAATGCCCCGCAGGCGTTTCAGGTGGGAATAATACTCGTAATAGGGAAAGCTGGTGGAACCGGTCACAAACCAATGGGTCTGCACCGCCTCCTGCCACAGCGCAAAGCCCTCGCCGCTCACCTGTGCGT
This window of the Oscillospiraceae bacterium genome carries:
- the murQ gene encoding N-acetylmuramic acid 6-phosphate etherase, encoding MVELKQIATEQRNEATANIDTLSSCDMVRLINREDQKVALAVERETEHIAAAIDLICEKMCGGGRLIYCGAGTSGRLGILDAVECPPTYSTDPELVQGLIAGGMPAVFQAVEGAEDDPALGREDLEAIHFGEKDVLVGIAASGRTPYVLGAMRYARQKGGAVLAVTCCPGSEIDQLADVGIAPTPGPEVVTGSTRMKSGTAQKMVLNMLSTCTMIRLGKVYGNLMVDVKPSNEKLVQRCVSIVCTAAECTEAQARAALEQCEYSAKTAIVMVRAGVDAAEAARRLEGAKGRVAAALGEIKS
- the yeeO gene encoding putative FMN/FAD exporter YeeO; amino-acid sequence: MFSSKQLVRLVAPLFGEQFLVVLVGITDTFMVAHAGESAVSGVALVDTISYLVVAVFGALCAGGSILASQYSGSGDRARVSLAARLLMGSTLAIALAMAALVLLCGNGLLALIFGRVEPEVMRSAREYFALIGCSFPFLAAYSAAAALFRSQGNSMVTLAASLLMNGLNVAGNAWFIYGKGMGAAGAALATLIARGGAAALLCVLLAKSGMLAAPQKQPVRLAECREMLGKILYVGIPSGVESGLFSLGKLLVQRLYAGLGTVALAANAAAGALSCIATLPGGALSLAMLPVVGRAVGAGQPEEAKRLAAKLLRAAYGLMLAANLLVYVFLPQLSGLYALSAETTAVVRELLAWHCLFATLFYPAGFCTPSALRAAGDVRFTMAVSIASMLVCRVGLSCLFVLGLGWGVVSIWMTIFCDWGVRAVLFSLRLRSGAWQKHKIV